The Besnoitia besnoiti strain Bb-Ger1 chromosome Unknown contig00130, whole genome shotgun sequence genome has a segment encoding these proteins:
- a CDS encoding cytochrome b6 subfamily protein (encoded by transcript BESB_024630) → MTFTLVVAFLMLVCTEYLGLSLYINDNAFGNGLFILTGIHFSHVIVGAILFVPYLPYYLIGLIFLQTAFGLIELSHPDNSIPVNRFVTPLHIVLEWYFLAYYAVLKVFHPKTGGLLVFMLSTCQ, encoded by the exons atgacattcactttggtagtcgccttcttaatgttagtctgtacggaatacttaggactatctctttatattaatgataatgcatttggtaatggacttttcatcttaactggtatacattttagccatgttattgttggagctatcctt tttgttccctatctaccatattatctaattggtttaattttcttacaaacggcttttggtttgattgaattatcgcacccagataactccataccagtgaaccggtttgtaactccgcttcatatcgtacttgaatggtactttttagcatattatgcggtgttaaaagtatTCCATCcaaaaaccggtggtttgttagtatttatgttatcaacatgtcaatga